One region of Termitidicoccus mucosus genomic DNA includes:
- the gltB gene encoding glutamate synthase large subunit codes for MARILPSPFYHPEQEHDACGVGFVARLSGERSTDVVHRAITALRSLAHRGAIDADAITGDGAGILTQIPHELFRHFLDTHNIPLARDTDLGVGMIFLPPDDEPAQARGRAIIEEAVRAEGLAWLCWRDVPVGPGCLGRKAADTLPLITQALVARAGGMGDDEFERRLFLAQKTIERRAGEAKLAGLYLCSFSSRTIVYKGLLTPAQIRPFYPDLKSPRFTSSFAIFHQRYSTNTFPNWHLAHPFRMLAHNGEINTIRGNRNLMRARQRAAAHGVWGARFPDLHPLVQPGASDSASFDNALQLLTLGGRSPLEAIMLLMPEAWEKNPRLSDADRAFHRYHSCMIEPWDGPAAMVFTDGKILGASLDRNGLRPARYKIYDDGYVILGSEAGLVHDFPGKVVESGRLGPGRMIAIDLAEKKFYRDAELKSRFTANPRYLDWCAARLINLGEFLKNETDPKNGVGEADCPPSSSKPACADGEAALSAADSSLLRHQIAFGYDLDERELILAPLAEGKEPTGSMGDDTPLAVLSRRPRLLYTYFKQLFAQVTNPPIDSIREKSVMSLAMVLGGRLGLFEEFPETSGFVELDSPVLLDHELAALFRVPMLAGRVTRLAAHFDAGGGTRALEPALKDLARLAAEAVEAGAKLIVLSDQALDAGRAAIPMLLAVGAVHQHLVRAGLRLKCDLVAQTGEARDVHQLATLVGFGANAVNPWLALHLVGEIATEKANGAAAPVGPDLASGRAAQSVPPAPEFAAQPAAARENYRRALDAGLLKVMAKMGISTLASYCGSQLFEAIGISTLVIEECFTGTPSPIEGVTYREIAAESLRRHASAFPEEAAPSAATTDSATPPPPATATLALHHEGYFRVNKKGDGEFHAWSPKYVATMTKFVRSPGAGSDFDLVRAQADEHQPVALKDLLRIRFGLRPHIPLDEVEPAEDIRRRFTTAGMSLGALSPEAHETLAIAMNRIGGKSNSGEGGEDPARFSVRENGDSANSAIKQVASGRFGVTAEYLANAREIEIKMAQGAKPGEGGQLPGYKITDLIARLRHSTPGVTLISPPPHHDIYSIEDLAQLIFDLKEVNPRAKVCVKLVACSGVGTVAAGVAKAYADVVLVSGHEGGTGAAPLASVKHAGSSWELGVAEAHHVLMMNGLRNRITLRTDGGMKTGRDIVIAAILGAEEYNFGTAALIAAGCAMFRVCHLNTCPVGVTTQREDLRAKFRGKPENVINFFNAVAEDVRHYLAKLGARTLNEIIGRTELLEQIDDPANPKTRLLDLQRLLHNPDPSNELDRYHTRERNERFGHDGSLDEVILQEARDVIRGKCARLSARYKVENIHRDIGTFLSGVIAYGLGQRGLPPGTIDLTFTGSAGQSFGAFLVNGIRLTLLGEANDYVGKGMGGGEIVIRPPRAAAYAWHKNSLIGNTCLYGATSGRFFAAGRAGERFAVRNSGATAVVEGVGDHGCEYMTGGVVVVLGSTGVNFGAGMSGGLAFVYDEADEFPQNINPQMISLDRLGDEGETGSLRRLIEQHAGQTASPHARALLEDWPAAAAKFWKVIPHPPTPETPKPVYQFPAELMVA; via the coding sequence ATGGCCAGAATCCTCCCGTCACCGTTCTATCACCCGGAGCAGGAACATGATGCCTGCGGGGTCGGCTTTGTCGCCCGGCTCTCCGGCGAGCGCTCCACCGATGTCGTTCACCGCGCCATCACCGCGCTCCGCTCGCTCGCGCATCGCGGCGCCATCGACGCCGATGCCATCACGGGCGACGGCGCCGGGATTCTCACCCAGATTCCGCACGAGCTTTTCCGCCATTTTCTCGACACGCACAACATCCCGCTCGCCCGCGACACCGACCTCGGCGTGGGCATGATTTTTCTGCCGCCCGACGACGAGCCCGCGCAGGCCCGCGGCCGCGCCATCATCGAGGAGGCCGTCCGCGCCGAGGGGCTTGCCTGGCTTTGCTGGCGGGACGTCCCCGTCGGTCCCGGCTGCCTTGGCCGCAAGGCCGCCGACACGCTTCCGCTCATCACCCAGGCGCTCGTCGCGCGCGCGGGCGGCATGGGCGACGACGAATTCGAGCGGCGTCTTTTTCTCGCGCAGAAAACCATCGAGCGCCGCGCCGGCGAGGCGAAGCTCGCGGGCCTCTACCTCTGCTCCTTCTCCTCTCGCACCATCGTTTACAAGGGCCTGCTCACTCCCGCGCAGATCCGTCCGTTTTATCCCGACCTGAAGTCGCCGCGCTTCACCAGCAGCTTCGCCATCTTCCACCAGCGCTACTCGACCAACACCTTCCCGAACTGGCACCTCGCGCACCCGTTCCGCATGCTCGCCCACAACGGCGAGATCAACACCATCCGCGGCAACCGCAATCTCATGCGCGCCCGCCAGCGCGCCGCCGCGCACGGCGTCTGGGGCGCGCGTTTCCCCGACCTGCACCCGCTCGTCCAGCCCGGCGCGAGCGACTCCGCCTCCTTCGACAACGCCCTCCAGCTCCTCACCCTCGGCGGCCGCTCGCCGCTGGAGGCCATCATGCTGCTCATGCCCGAGGCCTGGGAGAAAAACCCGCGCCTCTCCGACGCCGACCGCGCCTTCCACCGCTACCATTCCTGCATGATCGAGCCGTGGGACGGCCCCGCCGCGATGGTCTTCACCGACGGCAAAATCCTCGGCGCCTCGCTCGACCGCAACGGTCTGCGCCCCGCCCGCTATAAAATCTACGACGACGGCTACGTCATCCTCGGCTCCGAGGCCGGCCTCGTGCACGACTTCCCCGGCAAGGTCGTCGAGTCCGGCCGCCTCGGCCCCGGCCGCATGATCGCCATCGACCTCGCGGAAAAGAAGTTTTACCGCGACGCCGAACTGAAATCCCGCTTCACCGCCAACCCGCGCTACCTCGACTGGTGCGCCGCCCGCCTCATCAACCTCGGCGAATTTCTGAAAAACGAAACCGACCCGAAAAATGGCGTGGGCGAGGCAGACTGTCCGCCTTCGTCCTCGAAACCTGCCTGCGCCGACGGCGAAGCCGCGTTGTCCGCCGCCGATTCGTCCCTGCTTCGCCACCAGATCGCCTTCGGCTACGACCTCGACGAACGCGAACTCATCCTCGCCCCGCTCGCCGAGGGCAAGGAACCCACCGGCTCGATGGGCGACGACACCCCGCTCGCCGTCCTCTCGCGCCGCCCGCGCCTGCTCTACACCTACTTCAAGCAACTCTTCGCGCAGGTCACCAACCCGCCCATCGACTCGATCCGCGAAAAGTCCGTCATGTCGCTCGCCATGGTCCTCGGCGGACGTCTCGGCCTCTTCGAGGAATTTCCCGAGACCAGCGGCTTCGTCGAGCTCGATTCCCCCGTGCTGCTCGACCACGAACTGGCGGCGCTTTTCCGCGTCCCCATGCTCGCCGGACGCGTCACCCGCCTCGCCGCGCACTTCGATGCCGGCGGAGGCACCCGCGCTCTCGAACCCGCGCTGAAAGACCTTGCCCGCCTCGCCGCCGAAGCCGTCGAGGCCGGGGCCAAACTCATCGTCCTTTCCGACCAGGCCCTCGACGCCGGCCGCGCCGCGATCCCCATGCTGCTCGCCGTCGGCGCCGTGCACCAGCACCTCGTCCGCGCCGGCCTGCGCCTCAAGTGCGACCTCGTGGCCCAGACTGGCGAAGCCCGCGACGTCCACCAGCTCGCCACCCTCGTCGGTTTCGGCGCCAACGCCGTCAACCCCTGGCTCGCGCTCCACCTTGTCGGCGAAATCGCCACCGAAAAAGCCAACGGCGCGGCAGCGCCCGTAGGGCCTGACCTTGCGTCAGGCCGCGCCGCCCAATCCGTCCCGCCTGCTCCTGAATTCGCCGCCCAACCCGCCGCCGCCCGCGAAAACTACCGTCGCGCCCTCGACGCCGGCCTGCTCAAGGTCATGGCCAAGATGGGCATCTCCACCCTCGCGAGCTATTGCGGCTCGCAACTCTTCGAGGCCATCGGCATCTCCACGCTCGTGATCGAGGAATGCTTCACCGGCACGCCCTCGCCCATCGAAGGCGTGACCTACCGCGAGATCGCCGCCGAGTCGCTCCGCCGCCACGCGTCTGCCTTTCCCGAGGAAGCCGCACCATCGGCCGCGACGACCGATTCAGCGACTCCGCCCCCGCCCGCCACCGCCACCCTCGCGCTGCATCACGAAGGCTACTTCCGCGTGAACAAAAAAGGCGACGGCGAGTTCCACGCCTGGAGCCCCAAATACGTCGCCACCATGACCAAGTTTGTCCGCTCGCCGGGGGCCGGTTCCGACTTCGATCTCGTGCGCGCCCAGGCCGACGAACACCAGCCCGTCGCGCTGAAGGACCTGCTCCGCATCCGTTTCGGCCTGCGCCCGCACATCCCGCTCGACGAGGTCGAACCCGCCGAGGACATCCGCCGCCGCTTCACCACCGCCGGCATGTCGCTCGGCGCGCTTTCGCCCGAGGCGCACGAGACGCTCGCCATCGCCATGAACCGCATCGGCGGCAAGTCCAACAGCGGCGAAGGCGGCGAGGATCCCGCCCGCTTCTCCGTCCGCGAAAACGGCGACAGCGCCAACTCCGCCATCAAGCAAGTCGCCTCCGGGCGCTTCGGCGTCACCGCCGAATACCTCGCCAACGCCAGGGAAATCGAGATCAAGATGGCCCAGGGCGCCAAGCCCGGCGAAGGCGGCCAGCTCCCCGGCTACAAGATCACCGACCTCATCGCGCGCCTCCGCCACAGCACGCCCGGCGTCACGCTCATCTCCCCGCCGCCGCACCACGACATCTATTCCATCGAGGACCTCGCGCAGCTCATCTTCGACCTCAAGGAAGTCAACCCGCGCGCCAAGGTCTGCGTGAAACTCGTCGCCTGCTCCGGCGTCGGCACCGTCGCCGCCGGCGTGGCCAAGGCCTACGCCGACGTCGTCCTCGTCTCCGGGCACGAAGGCGGCACTGGCGCCGCGCCGCTCGCCTCCGTGAAGCACGCCGGCTCCTCTTGGGAACTCGGCGTCGCCGAGGCGCACCATGTGCTCATGATGAACGGCCTGCGCAACCGCATCACCCTCCGCACCGACGGCGGCATGAAGACCGGCCGCGACATCGTCATCGCCGCTATCCTCGGCGCCGAGGAATACAACTTCGGCACCGCCGCGCTCATCGCCGCCGGCTGCGCCATGTTCCGCGTCTGCCACCTCAACACCTGTCCCGTCGGCGTCACCACCCAGCGCGAAGACCTCCGCGCCAAGTTCCGCGGCAAGCCCGAAAACGTCATCAACTTTTTCAACGCCGTGGCCGAGGACGTCCGCCACTACCTCGCCAAGCTCGGCGCCCGCACCCTCAACGAAATCATCGGCCGCACCGAGCTCCTCGAGCAGATCGACGACCCGGCCAACCCGAAGACCCGCCTGCTCGACCTCCAGCGCCTCCTCCACAACCCCGACCCGTCGAACGAACTCGACCGCTACCACACCCGCGAGCGCAACGAACGCTTCGGCCACGACGGCTCGCTCGACGAGGTGATCCTGCAAGAGGCGCGCGACGTCATTCGGGGCAAATGCGCGCGCCTCTCCGCCCGCTACAAGGTGGAAAACATTCACCGCGACATCGGCACCTTTCTCTCCGGCGTCATCGCCTACGGTCTCGGCCAGCGCGGTCTCCCGCCCGGCACCATCGACCTCACCTTCACCGGCTCGGCCGGCCAGTCCTTCGGCGCCTTCCTCGTCAACGGCATCCGCCTCACCCTCCTCGGCGAGGCCAACGACTACGTCGGCAAAGGCATGGGCGGCGGCGAGATCGTCATCCGCCCCCCGCGCGCAGCGGCCTACGCCTGGCACAAAAATTCGCTCATCGGCAACACCTGCCTCTACGGCGCGACCTCCGGACGGTTCTTCGCCGCCGGGCGCGCCGGCGAACGCTTCGCCGTGCGCAACAGCGGCGCGACGGCGGTGGTGGAAGGCGTGGGCGACCACGGCTGCGAATACATGACCGGCGGCGTGGTGGTCGTCCTCGGCTCGACCGGCGTGAATTTCGGCGCCGGCATGAGCGGCGGCCTGGCCTTTGTTTACGACGAGGCGGATGAATTTCCCCAAAACATAAATCCGCAGATGATCTCCCTCGACCGCCTTGGCGACGAAGGCGAAACCGGATCCCTGCGCCGCCTGATCGAGCAACACGCCGGACAGACCGCCAGTCCCCATGCCCGCGCGCTTCTGGAAGACTGGCCTGCGGCGGCGGCGAAATTCTGGAAAGTCATCCCGCACCCGCCCACCCCGGAAACACCGAAACCCGTTTACCAATTTCCCGCCGAGCTGATGGTGGCATAA
- a CDS encoding transposase — translation MRTARIKVSPVEGEAVYHCMTRTVNGERLLDDPAKETLRKQLWQVADYCGVQILTYTILSNHFHVLARVPPAAEISDIELLRRYRVMYPKPTPYQAARLDVIEAQLKTVGPEADAWRKRQLALMGDISQFMKLLKQRFSVWFNRSHRRYGTLWSERFKSVLLEPKGRVLETMAAYIDLNCVRAGLAADPKDYRFCGYAEAVAGGKPARAGLAHIIGESKLWSAVQAAYRESLFGKGSVPRERAAALTPEQLGQVLKAKARLPLATVLRCRIRYFTDGAVLGGKAFVAQHLARYRRNLHRRAHSVPRPLPALTDWGGELTTLRGLRKQSFGL, via the coding sequence ATGAGAACCGCGCGCATCAAGGTTTCCCCGGTTGAAGGCGAGGCCGTTTACCATTGCATGACGCGGACGGTGAACGGCGAGCGTCTGCTCGACGACCCCGCGAAGGAAACCCTGCGCAAACAGCTCTGGCAAGTGGCCGACTATTGCGGGGTGCAGATTCTCACTTACACCATCCTTTCCAACCACTTTCACGTGCTCGCCCGCGTGCCGCCCGCCGCGGAGATTTCCGACATCGAGCTGCTGCGCCGCTACCGCGTGATGTACCCCAAGCCCACCCCCTACCAAGCGGCCCGGCTCGACGTAATCGAGGCTCAACTCAAAACCGTCGGCCCCGAGGCCGACGCGTGGCGCAAGCGCCAACTCGCGCTCATGGGCGACATCTCGCAGTTCATGAAGCTCCTGAAACAACGCTTCTCAGTCTGGTTCAACCGCAGCCACCGCCGCTACGGCACGCTCTGGTCAGAACGCTTCAAATCCGTCCTTCTCGAACCGAAGGGTCGCGTGCTCGAAACCATGGCCGCCTACATCGACCTGAACTGCGTGCGCGCCGGCCTCGCGGCCGACCCGAAGGACTACCGTTTCTGCGGCTACGCCGAGGCGGTGGCCGGCGGCAAACCGGCACGGGCCGGCCTCGCGCACATCATCGGCGAGAGCAAACTCTGGTCCGCCGTGCAGGCGGCCTACCGCGAATCGCTCTTCGGCAAGGGCAGCGTGCCCAGGGAGCGGGCCGCCGCCCTTACGCCGGAGCAGCTCGGGCAGGTGCTCAAAGCCAAGGCACGCCTGCCGCTGGCGACTGTATTGCGCTGCCGGATACGTTACTTCACCGACGGCGCGGTGCTCGGCGGCAAAGCTTTCGTCGCGCAACACCTCGCGCGCTACCGCCGCAACCTCCACCGCCGCGCGCACAGCGTCCCCCGCCCGCTGCCCGCGCTCACCGACTGGGGCGGCGAGCTGACCACCCTGCGCGGCCTGCGCAAGCAATCCTTTGGCCTATAA
- a CDS encoding AraC family transcriptional regulator: MISDPFSDILRLVKAEPVIAGGFTAGGSWAIRFPQPDKIKFFALVKGSCLLCIDGWKRPVRVAEGDVFLFSGERGFVLASDLDAKPVDALRLFKGGADKTARLGRKADCIQIGGHVRLDPAGGAMLADILPQLIHVRGTAPEAAAIKWLLGQLARERAGELPGGALSSALLVQMMFVQILRVYLESSASQKAAGLFRAIGDRRIAPALRLMHGDPGRVWHLGELARAASMSRTTFAMHFKSVAGEAPLSYLAGWRMRLAAKALREENPTVSMLAERFGYASESAFSNAFKRIHGISPKRYWRAARKHAEGATAAGNPAPQA; the protein is encoded by the coding sequence ATGATCTCCGATCCTTTTTCCGACATCCTCAGACTGGTGAAGGCCGAGCCCGTCATCGCGGGCGGCTTCACCGCCGGGGGCTCGTGGGCAATCCGTTTTCCGCAACCCGACAAAATCAAGTTCTTCGCCCTGGTGAAAGGGAGCTGCCTGCTGTGCATTGACGGATGGAAGCGGCCCGTGCGCGTCGCCGAGGGCGACGTGTTTTTGTTTTCGGGAGAGCGCGGGTTTGTGCTCGCAAGCGATTTGGACGCCAAGCCCGTCGATGCCCTGCGCCTGTTCAAAGGCGGCGCCGACAAAACCGCGCGCTTGGGCCGCAAGGCCGACTGCATCCAGATAGGCGGACATGTGCGGCTCGATCCGGCGGGTGGCGCCATGCTGGCGGATATCCTGCCGCAATTGATCCACGTCCGCGGCACGGCGCCGGAGGCGGCGGCGATAAAGTGGCTGCTCGGCCAGCTCGCACGGGAGCGGGCCGGCGAGTTGCCGGGCGGCGCGCTTTCGTCGGCGCTGCTCGTGCAGATGATGTTTGTGCAAATATTGCGGGTTTATCTCGAGTCATCCGCGTCGCAAAAAGCGGCGGGCCTGTTCCGGGCAATCGGAGACCGAAGGATCGCGCCGGCGCTCCGCCTGATGCACGGCGATCCCGGCCGCGTCTGGCACCTGGGGGAGCTGGCCAGGGCGGCCTCGATGTCGCGCACGACCTTTGCGATGCATTTCAAGTCGGTCGCGGGCGAGGCGCCGCTGTCGTATCTGGCCGGGTGGCGGATGCGTTTGGCGGCCAAGGCGCTGCGCGAGGAAAATCCCACGGTGTCGATGCTCGCGGAAAGATTCGGCTATGCGTCCGAAAGCGCCTTCAGCAACGCGTTCAAGCGCATCCATGGGATTTCCCCCAAGCGCTACTGGCGCGCGGCGAGGAAACATGCGGAGGGAGCGACGGCGGCAGGGAATCCGGCTCCGCAAGCCTGA
- a CDS encoding SDR family NAD(P)-dependent oxidoreductase: MNTHTVNTTNTTQTAQRPFGSAFGASSTADDVIAGIDLAGKTAIVTGGYAGIGLEIVRVLRAAGARVIVPARDLVKASAALARFDGVAIEPMDLMNPASIDAFAKKYNAAAGPLHILINNAGIMACPLMRDARGHEAQFSTNHLGHFQLTARLWPALRRAGGARVVAVSSRGHRYSPVVFEDIDFLKREYQPWLGYGQSKSANILFALELDRRGAPDGIRAFSAHPGSIVNTDLSRHLAKGALAAMGVVDGGGNPILDPLRQMKTVAQGAATIVWCATNPALAGKGGVYCENNDIAPLCTDQSPLDPVSGADANGNFGVMPHAIDPAAAARLWDVSGQMLG, encoded by the coding sequence ATGAATACGCACACGGTAAACACGACAAACACGACGCAAACGGCGCAGCGCCCCTTCGGTTCCGCCTTCGGGGCCTCCTCGACGGCCGACGATGTCATCGCCGGCATCGATCTCGCGGGCAAGACCGCCATCGTCACCGGCGGCTACGCGGGCATCGGGCTGGAAATCGTCCGCGTCCTGCGCGCCGCGGGGGCGAGAGTCATCGTGCCGGCTCGCGACCTGGTCAAGGCGTCCGCCGCGCTCGCGCGTTTCGACGGCGTCGCTATCGAGCCGATGGACCTGATGAACCCGGCGTCCATCGACGCCTTCGCGAAAAAATACAACGCCGCCGCCGGGCCGCTTCATATTTTGATCAACAACGCCGGCATCATGGCCTGCCCGCTGATGCGCGACGCGCGCGGGCATGAGGCGCAGTTTTCCACCAATCATCTCGGGCATTTCCAGCTCACCGCGCGCCTGTGGCCCGCGCTTCGAAGGGCCGGAGGCGCGCGCGTGGTCGCCGTCTCCTCGCGCGGGCACCGTTATTCCCCCGTCGTTTTCGAGGACATTGATTTCCTGAAACGCGAATACCAGCCGTGGCTCGGCTACGGTCAGTCGAAAAGCGCGAACATCCTTTTCGCGCTGGAGCTGGACAGGCGCGGCGCGCCCGACGGCATCCGTGCGTTTTCCGCGCATCCCGGCAGCATCGTGAACACCGACCTCTCCCGCCATCTCGCAAAGGGAGCCCTGGCCGCCATGGGAGTTGTTGACGGCGGCGGAAACCCGATCCTCGATCCGCTGCGGCAGATGAAAACCGTGGCGCAGGGAGCGGCCACGATTGTCTGGTGCGCGACCAATCCGGCGCTGGCGGGCAAAGGCGGCGTGTATTGCGAAAACAATGACATCGCCCCGCTGTGCACCGACCAGAGCCCCTTGGACCCCGTAAGCGGCGCGGATGCGAACGGCAATTTCGGCGTGATGCCCCACGCCATCGACCCCGCCGCGGCCGCCCGCCTTTGGGACGTGAGCGGACAAATGCTGGGGTGA
- a CDS encoding DUF3788 family protein, giving the protein MEKPLLNDPDIKPDADILKKALGRAHAAYETLAAAAGAAGLEMTWNYYKDGKAWLCKVVYKKKTVFWLSAWDGYIKTGFYFTEKTRAGVAGLDVDENIKTAFARAGAAGKLVPLSINVSRKAQVRDVMALAEYKKALK; this is encoded by the coding sequence ATGGAAAAACCTTTGTTGAATGACCCGGATATCAAACCGGATGCGGATATTTTGAAAAAAGCACTGGGACGCGCCCATGCAGCCTACGAAACGCTGGCGGCGGCCGCGGGCGCGGCGGGACTGGAAATGACCTGGAATTATTACAAGGACGGGAAAGCGTGGCTATGCAAGGTTGTGTATAAGAAGAAGACCGTCTTCTGGCTGTCGGCATGGGACGGATATATCAAAACGGGTTTTTATTTCACGGAGAAAACCCGCGCGGGCGTGGCGGGACTGGACGTGGATGAAAATATAAAAACGGCATTCGCGCGGGCCGGGGCCGCCGGAAAGCTGGTCCCCCTGAGCATAAATGTAAGCAGGAAGGCGCAGGTGAGGGACGTGATGGCGCTGGCGGAATACAAGAAGGCGTTGAAATGA
- a CDS encoding substrate-binding domain-containing protein codes for MPGTRKPAARRRRVLLAMYWWEDRVMEGVARYAAERGWALDCEMRWTHKLPDLRHWDGDGIIANPGVTAPLRPLVRFMERAGVPSVSLQPLGRACGDAHVVISHEEVGRCAARHLLDLGFRSLGYVLFDENPIERRRSDAFARCVREAGGHFTELPFRTLARRLPRLPAPMGLMAANDVNAVAVIHACLHAGRRVPEELAVVGVDDTEILCRFNPVPLSSVNCNYEQLGLTAAATLDRLMDGRAAPRAPVVIPVKGVTARRSTDTLPVRDLRVATALGFLRAHFRTAIRVGDAAAHAGVPLRGLQARFREQTGRTLSGELMRLRLAHARLLLGTTNAKTEAVAGECGFASRFHFARAFQRATGETPRAWRTKTRKAREPEPDRPP; via the coding sequence ATGCCCGGAACCAGAAAACCCGCCGCCAGACGCCGCCGCGTGCTGCTCGCCATGTATTGGTGGGAGGATCGCGTGATGGAAGGCGTGGCGCGCTACGCGGCGGAGCGGGGATGGGCTCTCGATTGCGAAATGCGCTGGACGCACAAGCTGCCCGACCTGCGGCACTGGGACGGCGACGGCATCATCGCCAATCCCGGCGTGACCGCGCCGCTGCGCCCGCTGGTGCGTTTCATGGAGCGCGCGGGCGTGCCGAGCGTGAGCCTCCAGCCGCTCGGGCGGGCGTGCGGCGACGCGCACGTGGTCATCAGCCACGAGGAAGTCGGGCGTTGCGCCGCGCGCCACCTGCTGGATCTCGGCTTCCGGAGCCTCGGCTACGTGCTCTTTGACGAAAACCCGATCGAGCGCCGGCGCAGCGACGCGTTTGCGCGTTGCGTGCGCGAGGCCGGCGGGCATTTCACCGAGCTGCCGTTTCGCACCCTCGCCCGCCGCCTGCCGCGCCTGCCCGCGCCGATGGGCCTCATGGCGGCCAACGACGTCAACGCCGTCGCGGTCATCCACGCATGCCTGCACGCCGGGCGGCGCGTGCCCGAGGAACTGGCGGTGGTCGGCGTGGACGACACGGAAATCCTCTGCCGTTTCAACCCGGTGCCGCTCAGCAGCGTGAACTGCAACTACGAGCAACTCGGCCTCACCGCCGCCGCCACCCTCGACCGGCTGATGGACGGGCGCGCCGCGCCGCGCGCGCCCGTGGTCATCCCGGTGAAGGGCGTGACCGCGCGCCGCTCGACCGACACGCTGCCGGTGCGCGATTTGCGGGTGGCGACCGCGCTCGGGTTTTTGCGCGCGCACTTCCGCACGGCCATCCGGGTGGGCGACGCGGCCGCGCACGCCGGGGTGCCGCTGCGGGGATTGCAGGCGCGTTTCCGCGAGCAGACCGGTCGCACGCTCAGCGGCGAGCTGATGCGCCTGCGCCTCGCCCACGCGCGGCTGCTGCTGGGCACGACGAATGCGAAAACCGAGGCCGTCGCGGGAGAATGCGGGTTCGCCAGCCGGTTCCATTTCGCCCGCGCCTTTCAACGCGCGACCGGCGAAACCCCGCGCGCCTGGAGGACGAAAACGCGGAAGGCGCGCGAACCCGAACCGGACCGGCCGCCTTGA